TTGGTAATCTTTTGCCAACATGTTAATCAGGCATGTCTATTGTCAACGACTCAATTCTCTAACTCGACTGTCAACTTTTTGTAGAActtgttaatttttaaatttgttagTTTCTTGCCCTCACTCGCAGTCCCTTTATCATATTTCCccattctttttttcttttgtgaTCGAACTTTTTGGTTTTCCAGATTTTGGCTTATTACATGTTTTTATAGCTCTAATATTTAGTTGACAACATAGTTCATCCTCTTATTTGGTAATACTAATACCTTCTTCCACATCATTATTATTAGCTACGCATCAGGTTGGATCTCCTTGTGATCGGTGTATGATGCTACTCCAAACCTATTTCAGGCTGcgtcaaaaattttctttagaCATATATTCTTGAATTTTGATTTGAATGTTTTGCATAAGCTTGCAATCTTCTACTTTTAGCATCCAACAGCCTGATACTTTTCCCTGTAACATTATCTCTTCATGTACAAAGGCTCACGCTGGATTAATGCATctattgttcattttcttttctttcataTTCATATTTCTCATCTCTATCGCAGGAAGTAAGTAATAAACTGGAGGAGCAAAAAGACGAATGTCTATCTCAACTGAAAGAGAATGAGATGTAAGATTTTAAAGGTCATGAATCTGATGGATAAAAAAAAAGAGGTCAATAATATGTCTGCTTCACTGTAATTGTTTGCAGAACAGATATTAGGTGACAGATAACTGATGaatattaaatattgtattCGATGTTTTCATTCTTGTTGGGTATTTGTTTGCAGAACAGATGCTAGGTGACAGATAACTGTTGAATATTAAATATTGTATCATTATCAACTAATTATGATTAGATAGGATTTTATCTTTAtgcatttgtattttaaattcttagGATTAGAATAATCAGTATCTAATTTTATTCCTTGGTTTCAGATTTCTAGTTAGGGGCAGAGTTCTATAAAGTTCATTGTATTTTCCCATTTCAGAGTAACGTGAATAAACCCTATTTCTCTTTCATAAAAACCACAATAACTATTCAAAGTAAAGTGTGGTGTGTACAAGATGAAAAAACAGTAAGAGTCCAATCGCTTGACTTTTTAGTTTGATTGGGATTTACTGCCTTTCCAGTTTCATCCAACTGCACCTTATCCATGCTACTGACGGTTGTATATTTGTTATAACATCTAAGATTGACTGAATCAATCAAATAATTTCAAGCCTATTTTCATCATTACATAGTCAGGCTTTCTCCATGGGACCACCTTAGTGAAGATATAGAGCCAAATGATTAAAGTCATAGCTTCAACTATCTCTGGTTTTCCTTTTGTTTTGACATGTCCATGACCATCTTGTTCCTGAATTCCTGCTGTGTGCGGCCGAGTGCAATAATTTTAAAGATTAGGTTCCAATGTGGCTCGGAAATTATGTTGGAAAGATCGGTTTCATAATCTAGTTTCTAGGACCATCTGTCTGGAGTCAATCTCAAATTACTCACCTTTTGGCCTGTCATGTTATATTCGTTTTGGATGGTCAGTGTGCAGATAAAAATTGAGAAGATAATTCAATATACTCAGCacacattattttaaaataatagatTACTGAGATCTGTTAATTATTTGCCTGTGTTTCTGTGTCCTTTTTTGGTGGGGAGGAATTTTCAATTGTTTAAAATGGTATGCAAAATTCTCCCGCTTCAGGTTAAAGACCAAGTTAAAACAACTTGTCGATCAATATGCTCTTTCTGAGCAGCAACATGCACAGAAGGTAGATACATTGTCAAGTGTGGTATTTCtagttataatattttttctcaCCTGTTGTCTATTTTGTCCAAAAGTTGAACATTCCACATGACTTGGCTTTGCAGTTGAAACAAAAAACACTTGAACTTCAGCTTGCCGATTTGAAACATCGGCaacaagaagaaaaattgaaacAGGAGCAATCCCAGATGAAACCTTATGCAGAACAGGTTGCACAATTGCTAGCAACTGAAAAAAATTTGAGGTTGCAGTTAACAGCTGACagtgaaaagttccaacaattcCAGGTAGGACAATTCTTTCACGCCACACCTTACAGGGTTGATTCTTTTATCaggaatattttcttttatAGACGCACATTAAAGTTACCCAATTATCTTTGCACAATCTCAATGTTCTGTACTAGATGTTGATTTATCTTTTTTTAGTGATTTCTCCCTTTCCGTTTTTACTTACGAGGGTCAACAAAAAAATAGGCCTTATTATTCACATGTTACCATTACCTTTGGATATTTTGCTTGTGTTTAATCTTTCCCGATTCGAAATCAAAATTagaacaaaataaattaaatgaaagGAATCCGAGTCAATGGAAATGAAGATGAACTGCACTTTCGATTTACTGAGATCATTAAAGTTGTAAGCATGGACCTACTTATATGCCTGAATCTTTAATAATCTGAGAAAGaattaaaatcattttgaaaagttctccatttttcttcaaacAGAGTCTGTGCTAATAGACATGGACCAAGATTCTTTCGAAGAATACTCTCTAAAATGATTAATCTATCTCGCAACCGCAAAAGAACTGAATTTGTTATTGGGATTTCCAGCATGGATTTGAGAGGGTAATATTGTCCAAACACTAGTGCCAGGACAATCCAGAGGATATGCGAGAATCTCCTGTGTGTAACTAGTTGAAGTTATTTAAACGAAGTTAAATGGAGATAAGAGGATGAATAACCATTTAGAGTTTATGTCCTAGTCCTGTTTTTCTTctttaatttcagtttttgcTTTGTTTGACACAGTCAATTTATTCTTAGATTCCACCTGCTATCTGCTATTGTTCGCAATCTAATTGTGTTTTTAATTGTTTCCCAGGAAGCATTACTGAAAAGCCACGAGGTTTTTGAAACTTTTAAGCAAGAAATTGAGAAGGTACGGAAGCACTCAATATCACagcattttcttcttctttataAAGCAAATTATCATCCTTAATGTTTCTGTTCTTGAAACAAGATGGCAAAATCGATAAAGGAACTTAAGAAGGAAAACACCTTTTTGAAGAGCAAATGTGAAAAATCAGACGTTACTCTTATAGAACTTGCAGATGAGGTATGTTTGATTTTAATGTCTTCTTGCAGCGGTTCTGTCACTTGATTCCACGTTTATTTCTCTTCCATTTTACTTTTTCAAAACTTACTTTCCCCTGCGATTATATTAAGTGAAGTTGGAACTCCATGGAAGAAGTCATATGAACAGAGTGTTGCCAGTTATATTAGTGTGTAGATTTTGTCAGCATTGAATATTTCATTTCTTTTGTTAGTTTTTGCAAGGTTGAGAAAGCATGGTTCTATGACACTCCTTTGATACAGTATATCTGGTGAATTGGATAGACAcccattgaaaaaaaaataaaaaaacatataactTCCTGGAAAATAACCTAGAAAATTCCCGTGTGTGTAAAGAGATCCATTTATACCAACTTCTGATAAACATGAAGATAGCACTCCTTCACTCTTTGACATGACCATTATTCATATGCCTTTTGACTAATACATTCATTAGGACTGCTGTCTTCAACTCATATAGGAAACATTAACATCCTATTTTATACAGAGGGAACGCCTGAAGAAGCAGCTCGAGAAAACCAGAAATCAAAAGGAAAAACTCGAATCCTTATGCCGCTCACTGCAGGCTGAGAGAAGAGCAAATGCAGTGGGAAGCAATAGCTTGGATTCAATCCCAGATTAAATCTGACCGTTGAAATATGGATggattttcaaaagtgtttaCATATTTGTCTGTCGCCAGTGATTGTATGATAGTTTATACTTTGGTTGGAGTCGAGGAACTGCCAAATAAAGTAATCGTTCAAATTTTTGTTGGTGTCATTGCAGTCTTCACACCTACTTTCAGTTTATGTCTCCACAATCATGAAAAGCAGTAGGACAATGTTGTccatgatatagatattcatgTCTTAGTTTCTTTTTTTGCTAACATGATATGTACTCTTTATTGCCATCGTGTAGGGTAAATTTATTACTAAGTTGTCGCATATTAAACTAATCAGCACTCTAAACTTTTGGTAGTCTTCTACCAGTCATTTCAAATATCGATTTATTACTCTCACCGATTGGGATTGTACGAAAAGAAATGCTCATATTGGCCCTATGTAGTTTCCGGCTAATTTCGATGGTAGAGAATACCATATGAAGTTTTATCGCCCTCTCTGGCTGCAGCAAGAACTGCCTTTTCCATAACCTCAACATCTTAACCGAGTATTTCGGCATCAGATAGGAACTTCAAGTACTAGGACGGCTAGGTTAGCCGTGCTGCATCCATGCATTCTTCCATTTTTTTTGTTGTCTGTTGCTCCACACTTTTGTGAAATAAAGGAGGGGGATTCGATTACTCGTACCCATGTCATGATTTTAGAACTTGAGAAAAAACATGTAATTGGGAGAATTAGAACAAAATTCATCGAAATGACAGCATTAGGACAATACAGCACCCCGGTAAATTGGCAAAACGCTATCGGGACAAACATCCAACTCTCCCCGTCTATTGATTTGCCTAAAAGAGGTAGGAACAACTAAAGTCAAAACAAGTTAACGCACAAATTACATGCACGCCAGAGATATCCTACTTCCTACCCAAGCTTATGACACATTATTTCTGTATTTCCATCAATTAAATACAGCAAATACAAAGTTCCTGAGACAATACACAACCATCCAGAATTCTAACAAAAAACAGATGGATTCTGAATCGGTCCTAAAAATCTATTTTACATTGCGGAAAAATAAGAGATTTTACCGCAAAAGGTTTACCACTACCTGCCTATGCCCCTTTTCTTCTCCACGAGCTCTTTCATTGTGTTCCCCGACTGCAAACTAAATTGTTCAGTTTTAGCATAGTGCATTTTGATGGCAGCAACGGGATCTGAGACACCAGAACACTGGCCTCCAACAAGCACTCCTCTTCCAACATTAATTCCAACAAGCCCTCTTGATTGCTGTTGGACTCCCGAAACGACATTCAATATATTCCTTCTTTGCATGCCAGTGATAAATATATCTTGTGGGTTCATCATATCTGTGGAAAAAGGCCTCGCCTCTCGACTCTTTAGATGGTCTGTCAATCCATTGCTGTTGCATAGATCTCTACTAGGAAAAACTGAAACACAGTTGAAAGAGAGGTCACTACTCTTCACGAGTCTCTGAAGTGGTGGCTGCTCGACTTTTGCTGCAGGCATAGCATAATTACTAAATGCTGAGGGATACTTGGTCAACAAGAGGGAAGAGTCGGTCACAGGAGGAAGGCCAGTCTGCATCCTGTTCCTATCCCAAAAACCGAAATTCGTAACAGGAATATTTTCAGAGCCAAGGTGGTGGTCACAATCAAATTTTGATACTGCTGAATCTAACCTGACCTGTTGACCACTGAATTTCAGGTTCAGAGTCGGGCCATTGGATTTATGATGCTGACCACCATTGTCATCAGTTCGTTGTCTGCTACAATTTGATTTCTGCTCAGAGGATGTTAAGATTTTACCAAACAATTTTACATCACCATTCCTAAAAGGTTTTTCCACGTTAGATGAGTAACTGGATTGGGTTCTAGATTGACCAACCCTGGGTCGTTGCAATGGATGCAAAGCCTTGACATcatgggaatgatttcttgaGCTGCTCCTACACTTCTGAAGAGAGAACTTTGCACGATGGGCAGACTGCAAATTTTCATGAGAGGAATTTTGATGCGGAATTGGTTTTTTGCAAATAACAGACCCGTTTATCTCCTCATTCACTATGGGCCCAGGAACCGGGGACCCTCTTAGGAACTGACAAGGATTTGAACATGGGTGACCAGATAATTGCTGCTGACAATCACCTGTACTAACAATTTTCTGAGAATGCTCGCCATCAACCCAATCAACACCAACAGCTGATAAAGCATTATGATTTGAAAGTTTCTGATATCTAATTGGAACAGAGAACAGTGTAGAGGACCTCAAGGATGCTGTATGGCTATCCTGGTCCCGTGGATCGACACAAGTTTTTTCAGTACAGTCTTCAGGTGCAGCCTTCTCACTTGATTCCTTTCGCAGGCCAAGGTCAGCCACCTCTTCAATCTTTCGTACAGTTTCCTCATCAGAGAACACGTCCATGGTACTGAGTTCCTGCACAGAGACGCACACACCATTTGCACCATTCTGTCTAACGATATCCACATTGAAGTCCATAACATGATTATTGAGTTGACAATTACCCATCAACGAATTCTTTGAAACAGAATCAGTATCCATGGGATCACGAGAAGCTAGCCAATTATTTTCCTCACATCTCTTTGAATCAAGCTTCAAATGCCGTTTGCTTTCTATTATATCGTACTCATGCCTTGACTTCATGTCAGATGGCAGAAGATGATCTTCCATCTTGCAATCTGATCCCTCATTGCAAAGAACGGGCCCAGTCTCCACAGCACTAGCATCTTCCATGTCACTACCACCTCCATTAGCATCCCCAGAGACTGCATTACCTTGTCCAGGTTGAATCAGATCCAACCCAAGGCACTTCCTAGCTTTGCTAAAGAAAACCTTACATTGGTCCCTGGATCTTGTTCTGACACATTGTGAGATAATATCGAAATCTCTGCCATAAGATGACAGGGACCGAATGAAGATTGATTTCTCCATGTCACTCCAATCAGTAAAATCCAGCTCCCCGCAGCTCTCATCTGAGCACTCATCATCAACACTCAATGTAACTTCAGGGGTTGACGGACGCTTCATAGAAAACCCAACTCTCTGACACCTCCAATCCTGATATCCATCCACAGGATTAACTGAACTCATGATGCAAGAACTCACAGCCTCGGACGATATGGAACCACAAATACCAGCCAACACATCAGCAGCTACAGCCTCTCTCTCATTGTCGCATAGATCTGGACTGTTTAACCTCTGAAAAGGACTATCATATGACCTTGGTGCTTTGTGAGCGTTGGATGCACCAAAAGAAAACCTAGGTGTGCATTTCTGGTGAATCTCTGCGCCTTTATGGGCATTAGCCACAATAGCTGATGCTGCACCCAGAACATCAAGGGAAGCTGCATCAACCTCATGGCCCCATCTTTTACGTGATGCAACCAGGTATATAGTCGATTGGGACTTACTACATTTAAAAATGTCAGACTTCTTTATAGCTTTCTCAAAGCAGTCAGACTTGTGATTCTTGTAGTAAAACTCAACACACTCTGCTGTTGTTTTATGATCTAGAAAGGATGCAATCTTCCTGAAATCTTTCCCAAAGGTAGCAAGCTTATCTATGAAGATATCCCTCTCTTCAGACGTCCAGGTATTGATCATAGACCTTTCTGTTTCAAGAGCACGAGGATCTTCCACCAGACCATTATTTGAAATAAACCTTGACATCTGCATCTCCTTTTTGTCCAAAATTATTGCAGGCATCTTCAAAGTATTTCTATATGGTTTAAACAAGGACTCTGAAAACAGCCCGCTAACAAAATCAATCATATCTTCTGCCAAGACTGTTTGAGAGTTCCCAACTGTAAATATAGTCATGGAGAATTAATGAAAAGTCAGGAGGGATTTTCTGATGCAAACCAATTTGGAATCTAAATATGTTCCGGCAATTAACgaaaatacacaaggaaatacaaaaagaaaatcaagtgatATTTGCAAAACAACTACAGAAAGGAACCACTCCAAACCAGAAAGCAGCTCATTTTCAAAGTAAACACTGATACATATCTCATCAATCATTAATGCAGACACTTCAACACCAAAGAAGACTATAACATATCTAACCAACAGATCAATTAGTCAGGAACTAACCTTTCTCATATTTGATAATTTACAACAAAGCAATAAAGTGAGAAGAAGATGAGGTCCCCGCTTTCATGCAGTGCATGGAGACAGGCGAAGTAAGATGTGCGACACTAAAATTCTCGAGTTTATATCAGTTACCACACATAGGCATCTAAGATTTTTTAATCTAAAGGCCAGTTTCAATACAGAAGCAATTAGACTAAAAGAAAGTGTATTAACCAAAGTTAAAAAAATGTATCTTTAGAAAAACAGAAACAGCTTTATGTATGGACATATTAGTGAAAAAGgagattttttcaaatttaaattacttGATTTTCAGCTACAACACTTTCGACCCAAAAGATTATATATCCAAAAGCACTCTAGATCTACATCCATCCATCAGCATATGACAGTAACCCCCTTGGTGCCGATTAAAATACACTGAAAAGTGAGTCAAATTTAATACCTACGAATGGGTCTTTTGTTAGATGAACAGCCAATCTAGAATCAAATCTGTAGCCTAAACTCATTTTTCACACTCATGTCCAAatgaaattgaattatgatatgatctTTATTCGTACTGTCAGTATTCAGTATGCTTTGAAGTATTGCCAAAACTCGCTTTTCAGATTTGAAGACAAATGAAATTGACCTCTAAACTCCCATGTGATCTCTAATCCCAGTATCAGCATTTAAGTTTTCGATGAAGAAAAGCCAACTGAATGCATGAAATCAAATTCCACTCACAGTCGTTCATCTTACGAACCAAGAGGATGCCAAAAACTTCCAACCAAAAAAGACTCACAATTCTTACACAGAAATTAATCATAGTCAACATAATGTTCAAGTTAAAACAAAATAGAATTAAGAGCTCCACATGTCATCAATTCCAAAACAATAACCAATTCTACTAATGTGTAAGCGCCTGAGCTCAAGAACCAATAAGGATAGTGGATACACCTTGTGTCTAGAGGTAACCCAGGTGACAGAGAACACGTTTTCGTGCACTTAAAGGCTCGAGACACCTCTAAAGGGTGTCTTGGATGTATTTAAGGCTGGAGAATGCAAAGTAAGtcattcattttccaacatttATTTCATCGTCATCTGTAACGTGTAAATACTGGATGAATATGGTGAAATTTTCACCACATATTTGAAATCTACGGTATTAGTGTATTATATTTATACCCAAACGCACCTCCCTTTGATAACTGATAAGGAGTGGTGCATTGCATCTATGTAAAAATATAAAGCAATTGACGAGAACATAAAATTTATGTAAGTACATAGTGATGGATGTTGTTTACCAGCTGCAGAAATCCGATCACAACTGAAACGATACTTTTTATGCCCAATTAGATCTGGCTTCTTATGAGACAACGCTCGAAGTTTCCTCACAGAAACTAGTCGACCTTGCAACCATAAATGATGAAATAACTTGTACTTAAAAGTGAGAGCCTTCTCCTTGAACCTTAGAAATCGCTTCCTCTTTAGAAAGTTCTTTTTGATAACTGTGAGATCTCCTTGCAAGCAAGAAGCACTAGAACCCATTCCAAAATTGAAGATATTATTTTCGGAAGGTACTAACTTACTTAAAGCCTCAGAAGCCACATTTGCAGAATCTTTATTGGAAGCCAATATTGAGTCATAAATATCCGGTAAATCACAATGCATATCACAGGTCCCAGAAAGATCTGGACAACTTTTGGTTGCAATCAGCTCGTCATAATCAGCACGGCCAACATTCTTCCCGTCACACAAACAATTATCTAGATAGTTTTCGACCAAGTCACTAGAACTGTTGGCATCTGCAGAAGTTGACACCTCAACACATTTTGAGGAAGCACATCCTGTGTTATCGGTGTTCTCTACTTTCAACCTCACGTGCTCAGCTTCGGTTGCAACAGGTGCGTTTTCAACAATCGTACATTCAGATGAGACAAGGTGCAAAGGAGCAAGCCTGAAAGCAAAATTGGAATCGGTAACTTGCTCCTCAAAATGTTTCAAGTGGATCTCTTCTGGTTGCAAGCTGGACACATCTGGAAGAGGGCAGCAACTTCTACGTTCTGATGTCAATGACTTCAGTTCAGTTTCCAGCGAATCTATCTCAGATTCTGTAATTTCAAGTGCTTTTGATATGTCACTCTTCCACGAGCACAACTTGTTGGCTCCCACGTAATAAGTATTCCCAGAACTTTGATCCCCAGATTGTAACAATTCACTAACAAAAGAGCTCACGCAAGATATTGATGAAAGTTCCAGGTTTTCTAAGTTAAATGTTGGTCCATCAAAGGGAGTCCGGGACACAGTACTGGGTGAACAGCTGAAACTAGATGCTCCAAGGTCAGTTTTTGCACCATCGATGGTTTCTTTATCTTCAGTACCTGTAACACTTGAACAAAAACGAAATAAGTAtaaaggaagaagaagaagagaaaCCTACTGACCAAATGAGCAAATAAATTAAGTTCTTAATTATAACCAGTCATCAATCAGTCAATCTCAATTCTGCGATTCTTCTTCAAATACAAAGTCAACGGAGCGATGAatagcttcttcttcaaagac
The sequence above is a segment of the Primulina tabacum isolate GXHZ01 chromosome 6, ASM2559414v2, whole genome shotgun sequence genome. Coding sequences within it:
- the LOC142548850 gene encoding uncharacterized protein LOC142548850 isoform X3, with product MPPEPFPWDRRGFRKHEKSGTDPRFGGAYGAGWPPRWRDQHHPDGSPPYRRQHYQQQQPRWHPDFRSDPLPPGHGKQAGWHMHHDEVGQGFLPYGSRFSDRNLDEENFRPYCLGSDGVRHLRNFRDNRGSFSQKYWRATSWEPAVSSDGPGRSAGNDEQRSIENAQAHNNYGANNINESNFSHPTPDEVTSEKPDSIAKEQPDKDGGNVDVLVSTGKYDKETRLGSINWKPLKWSRSGSLSSRGSSLSRSSSSKSMGVDPIETAADFLQKKVTPVQSLTAGAGAGAGAADLRIFVAASSEKPISWKKPRLGWGEGLAKYEKKKVDVPEDDAIKNSMVIRFSNIEEPVKAHTMNMLEKSQRVADLEDCTSPATPSSVACSSSTGTEDKETIDGAKTDLGASSFSCSPSTVSRTPFDGPTFNLENLELSSISCVSSFVSELLQSGDQSSGNTYYVGANKLCSWKSDISKALEITESEIDSLETELKSLTSERRSCCPLPDVSSLQPEEIHLKHFEEQVTDSNFAFRLAPLHLVSSECTIVENAPVATEAEHVRLKVENTDNTGCASSKCVEVSTSADANSSSDLVENYLDNCLCDGKNVGRADYDELIATKSCPDLSGTCDMHCDLPDIYDSILASNKDSANVASEALSKLVPSENNIFNFGMGSSASCLQGDLTVIKKNFLKRKRFLRFKEKALTFKYKLFHHLWLQGRLVSVRKLRALSHKKPDLIGHKKYRFSCDRISAAVGNSQTVLAEDMIDFVSGLFSESLFKPYRNTLKMPAIILDKKEMQMSRFISNNGLVEDPRALETERSMINTWTSEERDIFIDKLATFGKDFRKIASFLDHKTTAECVEFYYKNHKSDCFEKAIKKSDIFKCSKSQSTIYLVASRKRWGHEVDAASLDVLGAASAIVANAHKGAEIHQKCTPRFSFGASNAHKAPRSYDSPFQRLNSPDLCDNEREAVAADVLAGICGSISSEAVSSCIMSSVNPVDGYQDWRCQRVGFSMKRPSTPEVTLSVDDECSDESCGELDFTDWSDMEKSIFIRSLSSYGRDFDIISQCVRTRSRDQCKVFFSKARKCLGLDLIQPGQGNAVSGDANGGGSDMEDASAVETGPVLCNEGSDCKMEDHLLPSDMKSRHEYDIIESKRHLKLDSKRCEENNWLASRDPMDTDSVSKNSLMGNCQLNNHVMDFNVDIVRQNGANGVCVSVQELSTMDVFSDEETVRKIEEVADLGLRKESSEKAAPEDCTEKTCVDPRDQDSHTASLRSSTLFSVPIRYQKLSNHNALSAVGVDWVDGEHSQKIVSTGDCQQQLSGHPCSNPCQFLRGSPVPGPIVNEEINGSVICKKPIPHQNSSHENLQSAHRAKFSLQKCRSSSRNHSHDVKALHPLQRPRVGQSRTQSSYSSNVEKPFRNGDVKLFGKILTSSEQKSNCSRQRTDDNGGQHHKSNGPTLNLKFSGQQVRMQTGLPPVTDSSLLLTKYPSAFSNYAMPAAKVEQPPLQRLVKSSDLSFNCVSVFPSRDLCNSNGLTDHLKSREARPFSTDMMNPQDIFITGMQRRNILNVVSGVQQQSRGLVGINVGRGVLVGGQCSGVSDPVAAIKMHYAKTEQFSLQSGNTMKELVEKKRGIGR
- the LOC142548850 gene encoding uncharacterized protein LOC142548850 isoform X2, yielding MPPEPFPWDRRGFRKHEKSGTDPRFGGAYGAGWPPRWRDQHHPDGSPPYRRQHYQQQQPRWHPDFRSDPLPPGHGKQAGWHMHHDEVGQGFLPYGSRFSDRNLDEENFRPYCLGSDGVRHLRNFRDNRGSFSQKYWRATSWEPAVSSDGPGRSAGNDEQRSIENAQAHNNYGANNINESNFSHPTPDEVTSEKPDSIAKEQPDKDGGNVDVLVSTGKYDKETRLGSINWKPLKWSRSGSLSSRGSSLSRSSSSKSMGVDPIETAADFLQKKVTPVQSLTAGAGAGAGAADLRIFVAASSEKPISWKKPRLGWGEGLAKYEKKKVDVPEDDAIKNSMVIRFSNIEEPVKAHTMNMLEKSQRVADLEDCTSPATPSSVACSSSTGTEDKETIDGAKTDLGASSFSCSPSTVSRTPFDGPTFNLENLELSSISCVSSFVSELLQSGDQSSGNTYYVGANKLCSWKSDISKALEITESEIDSLETELKSLTSERRSCCPLPDVSSLQPEEIHLKHFEEQVTDSNFAFRLAPLHLVSSECTIVENAPVATEAEHVRLKVENTDNTGCASSKCVEVSTSADANSSSDLVENYLDNCLCDGKNVGRADYDELIATKSCPDLSGTCDMHCDLPDIYDSILASNKDSANVASEALSKLVPSENNIFNFGMGSSASCLQGDLTVIKKNFLKRKRFLRFKEKALTFKYKLFHHLWLQGRLVSVRKLRALSHKKPDLIGHKKYRFSCDRISAAVGNSQTVLAEDMIDFVSGLFSESLFKPYRNTLKMPAIILDKKEMQMSRFISNNGLVEDPRALETERSMINTWTSEERDIFIDKLATFGKDFRKIASFLDHKTTAECVEFYYKNHKSDCFEKAIKKSDIFKCSKSQSTIYLVASRKRWGHEVDAASLDVLGAASAIVANAHKGAEIHQKCTPRFSFGASNAHKAPRSYDSPFQRLNSPDLCDNEREAVAADVLAGICGSISSEAVSSCIMSSVNPVDGYQDWRCQRVGFSMKRPSTPEVTLSVDDECSDESCGELDFTDWSDMEKSIFIRSLSSYGRDFDIISQCVRTRSRDQCKVFFSKARKCLGLDLIQPGQGNAVSGDANGGGSDMEDASAVETGPVLCNEGSDCKMEDHLLPSDMKSRHEYDIIESKRHLKLDSKRCEENNWLASRDPMDTDSVSKNSLMGNCQLNNHVMDFNVDIVRQNGANGVCVSVQELSTMDVFSDEETVRKIEEVADLGLRKESSEKAAPEDCTEKTCVDPRDQDSHTASLRSSTLFSVPIRYQKLSNHNALSAVGVDWVDGEHSQKIVSTGDCQQQLSGHPCSNPCQFLRGSPVPGPIVNEEINGSVICKKPIPHQNSSHENLQSAHRAKFSLQKCRSSSRNHSHDVKALHPLQRPRVGQSRTQSSYSSNVEKPFRNGDVKLFGKILTSSEQKSNCSRQRTDDNGGQHHKSNGPTLNLKFSGQQVRNRMQTGLPPVTDSSLLLTKYPSAFSNYAMPAAKVEQPPLQRLVKSSDLSFNCVSVFPSRDLCNSNGLTDHLKSREARPFSTDMMNPQDIFITGMQRRNILNVVSGVQQQSRGLVGINVGRGVLVGGQCSGVSDPVAAIKMHYAKTEQFSLQSGNTMKELVEKKRGIGR
- the LOC142548850 gene encoding uncharacterized protein LOC142548850 isoform X1, translated to MPPEPFPWDRRGFRKHEKSGTDPRFGGAYGAGWPPRWRDQHHPDGSPPYRRQHYQQQQPRWHPDFRSDPLPPGHGKQAGWHMHHDEVGQGFLPYGSRFSDRNLDEENFRPYCLGSDGVRHLRNFRDNRGSFSQKYWRATSWEPAVSSDGPGRSAGNDEQRSIENAQAHNNYGANNINESNFSHPTPDEVTSEKPDSIAKEQPDKDGGNVDVLVSTGKYDKETRLGSINWKPLKWSRSGSLSSRGSSLSRSSSSKSMGVDPIETAADFLQKKVTPVQSLTAGAGAGAGAADLRIFVAASSEKPISWKKPRLGWGEGLAKYEKKKVDVPEDDAIKNSMVIRFSNIEEPVKAHTMNMLEKSQRVADLEDCTSPATPSSVACSSSTGTEDKETIDGAKTDLGASSFSCSPSTVSRTPFDGPTFNLENLELSSISCVSSFVSELLQSGDQSSGNTYYVGANKLCSWKSDISKALEITESEIDSLETELKSLTSERRSCCPLPDVSSLQPEEIHLKHFEEQVTDSNFAFRLAPLHLVSSECTIVENAPVATEAEHVRLKVENTDNTGCASSKCVEVSTSADANSSSDLVENYLDNCLCDGKNVGRADYDELIATKSCPDLSGTCDMHCDLPDIYDSILASNKDSANVASEALSKLVPSENNIFNFGMGSSASCLQGDLTVIKKNFLKRKRFLRFKEKALTFKYKLFHHLWLQGRLVSVRKLRALSHKKPDLIGHKKYRFSCDRISAAVGNSQTVLAEDMIDFVSGLFSESLFKPYRNTLKMPAIILDKKEMQMSRFISNNGLVEDPRALETERSMINTWTSEERDIFIDKLATFGKDFRKIASFLDHKTTAECVEFYYKNHKSDCFEKAIKKSDIFKCSKSQSTIYLVASRKRWGHEVDAASLDVLGAASAIVANAHKGAEIHQKCTPRFSFGASNAHKAPRSYDSPFQRLNSPDLCDNEREAVAADVLAGICGSISSEAVSSCIMSSVNPVDGYQDWRCQRVGFSMKRPSTPEVTLSVDDECSDESCGELDFTDWSDMEKSIFIRSLSSYGRDFDIISQCVRTRSRDQCKVFFSKARKCLGLDLIQPGQGNAVSGDANGGGSDMEDASAVETGPVLCNEGSDCKMEDHLLPSDMKSRHEYDIIESKRHLKLDSKRCEENNWLASRDPMDTDSVSKNSLMGNCQLNNHVMDFNVDIVRQNGANGVCVSVQELSTMDVFSDEETVRKIEEVADLGLRKESSEKAAPEDCTEKTCVDPRDQDSHTASLRSSTLFSVPIRYQKLSNHNALSAVGVDWVDGEHSQKIVSTGDCQQQLSGHPCSNPCQFLRGSPVPGPIVNEEINGSVICKKPIPHQNSSHENLQSAHRAKFSLQKCRSSSRNHSHDVKALHPLQRPRVGQSRTQSSYSSNVEKPFRNGDVKLFGKILTSSEQKSNCSRQRTDDNGGQHHKSNGPTLNLKFSGQQVRLDSAVSKFDCDHHLGSENIPVTNFGFWDRNRMQTGLPPVTDSSLLLTKYPSAFSNYAMPAAKVEQPPLQRLVKSSDLSFNCVSVFPSRDLCNSNGLTDHLKSREARPFSTDMMNPQDIFITGMQRRNILNVVSGVQQQSRGLVGINVGRGVLVGGQCSGVSDPVAAIKMHYAKTEQFSLQSGNTMKELVEKKRGIGR